In one Pelecanus crispus isolate bPelCri1 chromosome 12, bPelCri1.pri, whole genome shotgun sequence genomic region, the following are encoded:
- the EVI2A gene encoding protein EVI2A, with translation MKTKRHGEPHFAFPVVIIFSLCLQTSANHTDYPRVINETQNPIPQNQSGSQNITEADTNSPPSINFNGQTTTFEMQTSTLQSLSSTMAQNSTSSPARSAVPATGAPRNTSKPKNAMPKETCEDNKSLILICFIVIAVLVLICTFLFLSTVVIANKMSYLKKNRQGKRRPRSNGDILATNSFWPTAAGTWQRMPKETTGTDLIMQDFVSGRDAVIQRKIEDETTEKLTKETDNKQEKEPSKSHKPILTNFVLEI, from the coding sequence ATGAAGACAAAGAGACATGGTGAACCACACTTTGCCTTCCCTGTCGTGATaatcttttctttgtgtttgcaaACAAGTGCAAACCATACTGATTATCCTAGGGTTATAAATGAAACCCAGAATCCTATCCCCCAAAACCAAAGTGGAAGCCAGAACATAACAGAAGCCGATACAAATTCTCCTCCAAGCATCAATTTCAACGGCCAAACGACTACTTTTGAAATGCAGACAAGTACCCTGCAATCCTTATCGTCAACGATGGCCCAAAATTCAACATCTTCCCCTGCTAGAAGTGCTGTTCCTGCCACTGGAGCACCTAGGAATACCAGCAAACCCAAGAATGCAATGCCAAAAGAAACATGTGAAGACAATAAGTCTCTCATACTGATTTGCTTCATTGTAATAGCAGTCCTTGTGCTTATCTGCACCTTCTTATTTCTGTCGACAGTTGTAATAGCAAACAAAATGTCGTATCTCAAAAAAAATAGGCAAGGAAAACGGAGGCCCAGGAGCAATGGTGATATTCTGGCAACTAACAGTTTCTGGCCAACTGCAGCGGGAACATGGCAGAGGATGCCTAAGGAGACAACTGGAACTGACTTGATAATGCAAGACTTCGTATCAGGGAGAGATGCTGTGATCCAAAGGAAAATCGAAGATGAAACTACTGAGAAACTCACTAAGGAAACAGataacaaacaggaaaaagaaccATCAAAGTCGCACAAACCCATTTTAACCAATTTTGTActtgaaatttaa